The proteins below are encoded in one region of Clostridiales bacterium:
- a CDS encoding tyrosine--tRNA ligase, whose amino-acid sequence MDFNEQLKIIKKGTEEILSELELEEKLKKAQEEGKQLIIKLGLDPTAPDIHLGHTVVLRKLKAFQDLGHKIIIIIGDYTGMIGDPTGRSEARKQLTREEVLRNAETYKKQIFKVLDPEKTQVKFNSEWLAVMTFRDVINLSAKYTVARMLEREDFKKRYTSGLPIAVHEFFYPLMQGYDSVAIDADVELGGTDQKFNILMGRTLQKEYGKKSVQIGMLMPILEGTDGVKKMSKSVGNYIGINEAPEEMYGKTMSIPDELIIRYFELVTDVHPDEIEKMKMDMARDLVNPRDLKMALAREIVKLYHSEEAAKKAEENFKSVFQKGQLPDEIPEVLVDGRELENGGIWLAKLLVLAKLSPSTSEARRSIMQGAVKVNEEKVTDVGLNIKVKDGDIIQVGKRKIAKIKL is encoded by the coding sequence ATGGACTTTAACGAACAATTAAAAATAATAAAAAAAGGAACGGAAGAGATATTATCAGAATTAGAGTTAGAAGAGAAACTAAAAAAAGCACAAGAAGAAGGAAAGCAACTTATAATAAAACTTGGTTTAGATCCAACAGCTCCAGATATACATTTAGGACATACTGTTGTTTTAAGGAAGCTTAAGGCATTTCAGGATTTAGGACATAAGATAATAATAATAATAGGCGATTATACAGGAATGATAGGAGACCCAACAGGTAGATCAGAGGCTAGGAAGCAGTTAACTAGAGAAGAAGTATTAAGGAATGCTGAGACATATAAGAAGCAAATTTTTAAGGTATTAGATCCAGAGAAAACACAAGTTAAATTCAATAGCGAATGGTTAGCTGTTATGACGTTTCGTGATGTCATAAATCTTTCAGCAAAATATACAGTTGCTCGTATGCTAGAAAGGGAAGATTTTAAGAAAAGGTACACAAGTGGATTACCAATAGCGGTGCATGAATTTTTCTATCCATTGATGCAAGGATATGATTCAGTTGCAATAGATGCGGATGTTGAGTTAGGGGGAACAGATCAGAAATTCAATATACTAATGGGTAGGACACTTCAAAAGGAATATGGAAAGAAGTCAGTTCAGATAGGTATGCTTATGCCAATTTTAGAGGGTACTGATGGTGTGAAAAAGATGAGTAAGAGTGTGGGGAACTATATAGGAATAAACGAGGCGCCAGAGGAGATGTACGGTAAGACTATGTCAATACCAGATGAACTTATAATAAGATATTTTGAGCTTGTTACTGATGTACATCCAGATGAAATAGAGAAAATGAAGATGGACATGGCAAGAGATCTAGTAAATCCAAGAGATTTGAAGATGGCATTAGCGAGAGAGATAGTAAAGTTATATCATAGTGAAGAGGCGGCAAAGAAGGCAGAAGAGAATTTTAAATCTGTTTTCCAAAAAGGACAATTGCCAGATGAAATTCCAGAAGTTTTAGTGGATGGAAGAGAGCTAGAAAATGGGGGAATATGGCTAGCCAAGCTTTTGGTGTTAGCTAAGTTATCTCCTTCAACAAGTGAAGCAAGACGAAGCATAATGCAGGGTGCAGTTAAGGTGAATGAAGAGAAAGTTACAGATGTTGGATTAAATATAAAAGTGAAAGATGGAGATATTATACAAGTAGGGAAGAGGAAAATAGCAAAGATAAAATTATAA